A region of Dioscorea cayenensis subsp. rotundata cultivar TDr96_F1 chromosome 5, TDr96_F1_v2_PseudoChromosome.rev07_lg8_w22 25.fasta, whole genome shotgun sequence DNA encodes the following proteins:
- the LOC120261962 gene encoding chloroplastic group IIB intron splicing facilitator CRS2, chloroplastic has protein sequence MVVTMLAISPPPSPSFAPPLSISSLRQRRGLHLSKRTPTRRRRILASIPDPAEHAQVEYTPWLIVGLGNPGNKYYGTRHNVGFEMVDRIARDERIPLNTIQSKALLGIGSIGEVPILLVKPQAYMNYSGESVGSLAAYYKVPLRHILLIYDEMSLPNGVLRFQPKGGHGHHNGVKSVIEHLDGSREFPRLCIGIGNPPGSMDMRAFLLQKFSPTERDQVDSALEQGLDAVRTLVLKGFSTNINRFNLIQKYKYHKV, from the exons ATGGTGGTGACGATGCTCGCCATATCTCCCCCTCCATCCCCCTCCTTCGCCCCTCCCCTTTCCATCTCCAGTCTCCGACAACGGCGTGGCCTACATCTCTCCAAGAGAACGCCGACGAGGCGGCGCCGTATCCTCGCTTCGATCCCCGATCCCGCGGAGCATGCTCAGGTGGAGTACACTCCCTGGCTCATCGTCGGCCTCGGCAACCCGGGCAACAAGTACTACGGCACCAGGCACAAT GTTGGGTTTGAGATGGTTGATAGAATTGCTCGGGATGAAAGAATCCCTTTGAATACTATACAATCCAAGGCCTTGTTGGGAATTG GTTCGATTGGTGAAGTGCCGATTTTGTTGGTGAAGCCTCAGGCTTACATGAACTACAGTGGAGAATCA GTGGGTTCACTTGCAGCTTATTACAAAGTTCCTTTGAGACACATCCTTTTG ATTTACGACGAGATGAGCTTACCAAATGGAGTGCTGAGATTTCAGCCAAAGGGAGGGCATGGACATCATAATGG AGTGAAGAGTGTCATTGAGCACTTGGATGGTAGCCGAGAGTTTCCTCGCCTTTGCATAG GCATCGGCAACCCACCTGGTAGTATGGATATGAGAGCATTTCTGCTTCAAAAATTCAGTCCCACAGAGCGTGATCAG GTGGACTCTGCTCTAGAGCAAGGATTGGATGCCGTGAGGACTCTTGTCCTCAAGGGTTTCAGTACAAACATCAATCGGTTCAACTTGATACAGAAATACAAGTACCACAAAGTGTGA